Within the Maribacter sp. BPC-D8 genome, the region CAAAGCCAAAGCTGCTTCACCAGATGCAGCTTTCATATCTTTTTGAATAGATTGCGCTTGCATTGAAATTTCTCTCGATTGCTCCATATAATCGGAGAAAGAGTCATTTTGAAAAGTTCCGCTTATATCAGCGAAGCCCATGCTGTCTCTTTGTGCACTAAATTGTATTTCACCATTTTCAAGAATTACAGCAGTATAGCCAGGTAGTTGTTCAACAAAGATGTAGTGAAGTTCAGGAATATCAGATTTTCCAGTAAAAGTAAACTCACCATTTGTTGTGGTAGCGGTATCAACTTCCATCGGTTGATTGTTTTCTCCTATTTTCTTCAAGAAAACACGAGTGCCATCAGTCATTTCGCCTCTAAGCTTTCCGTTAAGGGTGAAGCTTTCTGGCTTTGAGTTACAACTAAACAATAAGACTCCTGCAAGCAGTATTAAAATACTATGTTTCATAAATTTCACTTAGGTTAAGTTGCAAATGTACTTATATATAGGATATAAAAAAAGACCTCTAACGCAATGGTCAGAGGTCTTTATTATATTGGTTTAATTGCCGTTAAAACTGGTAACGAATACCTAGTCCGATATCAAAATCAAAATTATCAGAGAATCCGTCATAACCAATGACTCCCAATTCTGGTCTAAAATCTAATGATAATATTAGTGGAATGTCAAAGTTGTACTCAATACCAATGTCACCAGCTGCAAAAACAAACAAGCCGCCATCATCACCGGGGAAATCAACATTTCCTAATCCGCCACCAACACCGTAGTACCATTGAAAGTCACCTTCAATAGGGCGTACCCATTGGTAAAGTCCTGCTATTTTAAATGCATTAAAATTTCTGCTATCTCTCCATCCTAAATCAAATTCAACCCTTGTGTCGCGTGTAAGAGATTTTTGATAACTGATTTCAGCACCAAACCCGTCACTGTCTCCTAATCGTAATCCTAATGCATGATTCGATATTTCTTGTGCAGAAAGCGAACAGGTTGCCATAAATAATAATACGGTAATACCTTTTAAAATCTTCATATAGTTATTCTTTTTTGTGATGAAAAATGAGCCGATTTGTAATGTAGCTCACACAATAAAACTTAATTTAGCAATCAAAATTGTGTTAAGTTGGATAATAATTCGCTGTCAAAGTTACGACAAGATATAGAGGGAGAAGTACGATTTGATAATCTTACCAAGACTATTTACGCTACAGATGCATCTGTATATAGAAAAATACCTTTAGGGGCTGCTTTTCCAAAAAGTGTTGATGATATTAAAAAAATCATACGATTTGCCAACGATGAAAATATTGGTCTTATACCTAGAACGGCAGGTACATCGTTAGCAGGGCAATGTGTAGGTGACGGTTTAGTTGTTGATGTATCAAAACACTTTACAGAAATCATAAGTCTAGATCAAGAAAAGAAGCAGGTAACTGTTCAGCCAGGTGTTATTAGAGATGAGTTGAATCAATATCTAAAACCCTTCGGGTTGTTCTTTGGTCCTAATACATCAACTTCAAATAGATGTATGATCGGTGGTATGGTTGGTAACAATTCATCAGGTACAACTTCAATTCAATATGGGGTTACGAGAGATAAGGTCATCTCAATGAAAACCATTTTATCAGACGGTAGTGAGGCGGAATTTGGAAGAATAACAGCATCAGAATTCAAGCAAAAGCAGCAAGAACAGACGCTTGAAGCATCACTTTATAATAGTATATTTAAAGAACTCGATAATAGTGATATAGCTTCTGAGATAACAGAACATTTTCCGAAACCAGAAATACATAGAAGAAACACAGGTTATGCTGTAGACGAGTTATTGAAGTCCGATTTATTTGGAGGTAAATTACCTTACTTTAATATGGCAGAATTGCTGTGTGGTAGTGAAGGTACTTTAGCTTTTACAACAGAAATTACGGTTCAATTAAATGATTTGCCGCCAGCCTTATCGGCAATGGTCGTTACGCATTATACGTCTTTAGAAGATTGTTTAATGGATGTGGTTCCGGTAATGAAACACCCATTGCAATTGTGCGAAATGATGGATAAAGTCATTTTAGATTGTACAAAGAATAACCGTGCGCAATTAGCAAATCGATTTTTTGTTGAAGGTGATCCAGCAGCATTATTAATGCTACAAGTATCAGCGCATACAGAAGCTGAATTGAAAGTGGCTGTTGCTTTGTTACAAAAGACGATAGCGCAATCGGGACTCAGTTATGCCAATCCTGTATTATTTGGAGATCAAATACCAAAAGCAATCGAGTTGCGTAAGGCTGGTTTAGGTTTGCTGGGTAATATAGTAGGTGATATGAAAGCTGTGGCCTGTATAGAAGATACTGCGGTAGCTTTACCAGATCTTAAAGATTTCATAGCAGAGTTTTCTGTAATAATGAAGGGTTATGGACAAAGTGCGGTGTATTATGCACATGCAGGTGCAGGCGAATTGCATTTAAGACCTATTCTGAACCTTAAGAAATCTACCGATGTTGGGTTATTTAGAGATATTACTACCGATGTCGCTAAACTTACTAAAAAGTATAAAGGTTCGTTTAGTGGAGAGCATGGTGATGGTATTGTGCGTGCTGAGTTTATACCTATAATGATAGGTGATAAGAACTATGAACTTTTAAGAAGAATCAAATCTTATTTTGATCCTAAGGGCATATTCAATCCGGGTAAAATTGTAGATGCTTACCCAATGGATAAGTCGTTTCGATATGAAATTGACCGCAAAGAGCCAGAGATTAAAACATTAATGGATTTTTCTGATAGTGAAGGTATACTTAAGGCTGCAGAAAAGTGTAATGGTAGTGGTGACTGTAGAAAGACGCATCATATGAATGGTGGCATGTGCCCTAGTTATCATGCAACCAAAAATGAAAAAGATACTACCAGAGGTAGGGCTAATACGTTAAGAGAGTTTTTAACGAACCCTAATAGTACGGCTAAGAATAGTTTCGATAGTCCTGAAATTAAAGAGGCATTTGACCTTTGTTTAAGTTGTAAGGCATGTGCAAGTGAGTGCCCTAGTAATGTAGATGTAGCTACTTTGAAAGCAGAGTTTTTGTATCAATATCAAGAAGCAAATGGCTATTCTTTACGAGGGAAATTGTTTGCCTATAATACCAAACTAAATGGGTTAGGAAGTAAGATTTCTGGTTTAACAAATGCTATTTATGACTCCAAATTTCTAGGCGGATTGTTAAAAAAGACAAGTGGAGTAGCCAAAGAACGTACCTTGCCTAAGGTTTATAGTTTTAATTTCGATAAACACCTTCAAGAATATGGTAATCAAAATACTAAGTATAAGAAAAAAGTAGTTTTATTCATCGATGAATTTACTAAATACTTAGATATTGAAGTTGGTAAAGATGCTATTGAGCTATTAACGAAACTTGGCTACGATGTTGAATTGTATTATGCTGAAAGTGGGAGAACATTTCTTTCTAAAGGCTTTTTGAAACAAGCTCAAAAACTAGCGATTAAGAATACGCAAGAATTAAAAAAGTTCGCAGAAGCTGGTTTGCCAGTTTTAGGTTTAGAGCCTTCGGCAATCTTATCTTTTAGAGATGAATACAAACGTATGACATCAGATAAAGACACGGCTCAGAAAATAGCTGATAATTCATTTTTGATAGAAGAGTTTCTAGCAAAAGAAATAACAGAAGGCAATTTAAATTCGTCTGATTTTACCGCTGAAGCTAGAGATATAAAAATTCATAATCATTGTCATCAAAAAGCATTGAGTAACCAGAAAGTAACATTTGATGTATTGAATCTGCCAACAAATTATAAGGTTACTATTATAGCATCTGGTTGTTGTGGTATGGCTGGTTCTTTCGGGTATGAAGAAGAGCATTATGAAACTAGTATGAAAATTGGCGGATTAAAATTATTCCCTGCGGTCAATAAATCAGCTCCAGAGACAATTATCGCTGCCAATGGAACAAGTTGTCGACATCAAATATTTGATGGTACGAAGAGAATAGCACAGCATCCGGTGAGTATATTGAAAGAAGCTTTGGTGTTATAATTAATCTGAAAGTCCGTCTTTCTCTTTTTGATTATTTAATTCTCTTGTCTTTCGTTGTGTAATTGTTTCAATAAGCTCATTTATGTTCATAGACTTAAGTTCTTCATCCATATAGAATGTAGCAAGCTTATCATTCTCGTAACGATAGAGTTTCCAACGTTTAAAAGAATATTCAAGAGCAGTCATATGCTTTACCCAATCTCCAGAGTTTAGGTAAAGACATTCTCCTTTCTTCGTTTCAAATAGTTGTTTGTTGGGAGCATGGCTATGGCCGCATACAACATGGTCATAATGTTGTTTAATAGCCATTTTGGCTACATTTTTCTCGAATAGCGCAATTTGTTTGGGATCACGTTCTCCATATTCCAATTCCGGATTTGAGAAGGGTTTGTTCTTTTTGCCAAAAAGGTTCATCGTTTTTGTTTTGAGCTTTGCAAGTTTTAAAAGCAAGTCAAAACCTGTATCCCCAAAATTCAAAAGCCATTGCGAGTGTCGAAATGAAAAATCGAAAATGTCTCCGTGAAAAAAGAGTGTATTTTTCCCGTTTAGTTTTAATGACATTCTATTAGAAACTTTTATAGCTCCCATGTAAATCTCATCAATTTTACGAAAAGGTTCATCGCGGTTACCGGTGATATAATGTACATCGGTACCTTTTGAAGCTAGTGAAAATATTTTCTTTACTACTTTTAAATGGGAGGGAGGAAAGTAATTGTTCCGCATTTTCTTAGCGTCTAGTATATCGCCATTCAGAATTAAGATTTTTGGGTCAATACTAGATAGGTATGTTAGTAATTCTTCTGCGTGGCATGCGTAAGAACCTAAGTGAATATCAGAAAGCACAACTATTTCAAGACGTCGTTTTTTCAAAGGGATAATTTTTAAGGCAAAATTAAACCTAACGATGTAAGCAACAACTACTTAATGGGTCAACAATTTTTAATCATAAGGTTAAATAATCATTATCACAAATGCGTAAGGTTAAGCTAATATTATGCGCTTTTAAAATTTTTCTTTCCAGCATTTAACATTTACCTTTGAAGTCGGTTGATTTGTAAGTATTACAATCAGTATTACATCATTAAGAACGCATTTATTATGGCTGGAAATACCTTCGGAAACATATTTAGGGTAAGCACTTTTGGAGAATCTCACGGAAAAGCAATCGGAGGGGTTATAGATGGCTGTCCGTCAGAAATTGAATTAGATTTTGATGCCATACAAAATGATCTTAATCGTCGTAAACCAGGGCAATCAGCAATTGTTACTCAGAGAAAAGAGCCAGATGAAGTAGAGTTTTATTCTGGAATATTTGAAGGTAAAACTACGGGAACGCCAATTGGCTTTGCTATTCATAATACCAATCAAAAATCTAAAGATTACGGACATATAAAAGACTCGTACCGACCATCGCATGCAGATTACGTGTATGATAAGAAGTATGGTTTTAGAGATTACCGTGGTGGTGGAAGAAGTTCTGCGCGTGAAACGGCAAGTAGAGTGGTAGCAGGTGCTATTGCAAAGCAGTTTTTGAAAGGAATAGAAATTCAAGCTTTTGTATCTCAAGTAGGAGATATGAGTTTAGGTAAGCATTATACTGAATTAGATTTATCGTTGACAGAAACTAATGATGTACGTTGTCCTGACCCAGAAATGGCAGTAAAGATGGAAGAATATATCAAGGCCATTAAAAAAGACGGCGATACCATTGGCGGAATTATTACGTGTGTAGCCAAAAATGTACCGATTGGTTTAGGAGAGCCCGTTTTCGACAAACTTCATGCCGAATTAGGTAAGGCTATGTTATCTATAAATGCTGTAAAAGGCTTTGAATATGGTAGCGGCTTTGAAGGCGTTAAGATGAAAGGCAGTGAACACAACGACCAATTTAATAATGATGGTTCTACAAAAACCAACTATAGTGGTGGTATTCAAGGCGGAATAAGTAACGGAATGGATATCTATTTCAATGTAGCTTTTAAGCCAGTCGCAACTGTAATTCAAGCCTACGAAACAATTGATAAAGAGGGTAATACCATTAAAACCCAGGGTAAGGGTAGACATGATCCTTGTGTAGTTCCAAGAGCGGTACCTATAGTCGAAGCGATGACCGCATTGGTTTTGGCAGATTACACCCTATTAAACCGGACTATTAAATTATAGGTTGCGTTTTTAGTACTTTTCCTTGCAAAATACTATCTTACTTCCCTAAACTAATTTATATATGAGGAAGCTTGAGTTGCATTGGCAAATTCTAATAGGAATGTTAGCGGGAGTTTTATTTGCTTTAGCCATGGTTCAATTAGAATGGGGACCAAAATTCATTTCAGATTGGATCAAGCCTTTTGGTAATATTTTTATCAACTCATTAAAGTTAATTGCCGTTCCTCTTATTTTAGGTTCATTGATAAAAGGAGTATCTGATTTAAAGGATATCTCTAAACTTTCTCAAATGGGCGGTCGTACTATAGGTATCTATATCGCTACTACAGTTGTTGCGGTTACTATTGGTTTAGGTGTTGTAAACATTATAAAACCAGGAGCTTCAATAAGTGAGGCTACACGTATCGAACTTGTTGAAAATTACAAAGGTGATGCTGATGCCATTAAATCTAAAGCAGACAAGCAAAAAGAAGCAGGACCGTTACAGGCGTTAGAAGATTTAGTGCCAAGTAATATTTTTGCGGCAGCTTCTGACAACGGCAATATGCTACAGGTTATATTCTTTGCCATTTTCTTTGGTATAGGTTTAATATTGATTCCAGAAGAGCAATCAATCCCGGTTAAAAAGTTTTTTGACGGCTTTAATGAGGTAATTCTCAAAATGATAGACCTTATCATGTTAGCAGCACCATTTGGTGTTTTTGCATTATTGGCAGCTTTAGTAGTAGAATCCCCAAGTCTAGATTTGTTTAAAGCATTGGCATGGTATGCTTTCTGTGTTGTTTTAGGGCTATCGTTAATGTTAGGTGTATATCTACTTTTGGTTTGGGTATTTACGAAAACATCTCCGAATACATTTATGAAAGGTATGTCACCGGCTCAACTCCTAGCATTTTCAACGAGTTCAAGCGCAGCTACCCTACCAGTAACCATGGAAAGGGTGGAGGAGCATTTAGGTGTAGATGAAGAGGTAACAAGTTTTGTGTTGCCCATAGGTGCCACTATAAATATGGACGGTACTAGTTTGTACCAAGCCATTGCTGCTGTTTTTATAGCGCAGGCATTTGGTATGGACTTAAGTTTGTCTGCACAATTAGGAATTATCGTTACGGCAACCTTAGCTTCGATTGGTAGTGCTGCTGTACCAGGAGCT harbors:
- a CDS encoding FAD-binding and (Fe-S)-binding domain-containing protein, which translates into the protein MDNNSLSKLRQDIEGEVRFDNLTKTIYATDASVYRKIPLGAAFPKSVDDIKKIIRFANDENIGLIPRTAGTSLAGQCVGDGLVVDVSKHFTEIISLDQEKKQVTVQPGVIRDELNQYLKPFGLFFGPNTSTSNRCMIGGMVGNNSSGTTSIQYGVTRDKVISMKTILSDGSEAEFGRITASEFKQKQQEQTLEASLYNSIFKELDNSDIASEITEHFPKPEIHRRNTGYAVDELLKSDLFGGKLPYFNMAELLCGSEGTLAFTTEITVQLNDLPPALSAMVVTHYTSLEDCLMDVVPVMKHPLQLCEMMDKVILDCTKNNRAQLANRFFVEGDPAALLMLQVSAHTEAELKVAVALLQKTIAQSGLSYANPVLFGDQIPKAIELRKAGLGLLGNIVGDMKAVACIEDTAVALPDLKDFIAEFSVIMKGYGQSAVYYAHAGAGELHLRPILNLKKSTDVGLFRDITTDVAKLTKKYKGSFSGEHGDGIVRAEFIPIMIGDKNYELLRRIKSYFDPKGIFNPGKIVDAYPMDKSFRYEIDRKEPEIKTLMDFSDSEGILKAAEKCNGSGDCRKTHHMNGGMCPSYHATKNEKDTTRGRANTLREFLTNPNSTAKNSFDSPEIKEAFDLCLSCKACASECPSNVDVATLKAEFLYQYQEANGYSLRGKLFAYNTKLNGLGSKISGLTNAIYDSKFLGGLLKKTSGVAKERTLPKVYSFNFDKHLQEYGNQNTKYKKKVVLFIDEFTKYLDIEVGKDAIELLTKLGYDVELYYAESGRTFLSKGFLKQAQKLAIKNTQELKKFAEAGLPVLGLEPSAILSFRDEYKRMTSDKDTAQKIADNSFLIEEFLAKEITEGNLNSSDFTAEARDIKIHNHCHQKALSNQKVTFDVLNLPTNYKVTIIASGCCGMAGSFGYEEEHYETSMKIGGLKLFPAVNKSAPETIIAANGTSCRHQIFDGTKRIAQHPVSILKEALVL
- a CDS encoding UDP-2,3-diacylglucosamine diphosphatase, whose translation is MKKRRLEIVVLSDIHLGSYACHAEELLTYLSSIDPKILILNGDILDAKKMRNNYFPPSHLKVVKKIFSLASKGTDVHYITGNRDEPFRKIDEIYMGAIKVSNRMSLKLNGKNTLFFHGDIFDFSFRHSQWLLNFGDTGFDLLLKLAKLKTKTMNLFGKKNKPFSNPELEYGERDPKQIALFEKNVAKMAIKQHYDHVVCGHSHAPNKQLFETKKGECLYLNSGDWVKHMTALEYSFKRWKLYRYENDKLATFYMDEELKSMNINELIETITQRKTRELNNQKEKDGLSD
- the aroC gene encoding chorismate synthase, whose amino-acid sequence is MAGNTFGNIFRVSTFGESHGKAIGGVIDGCPSEIELDFDAIQNDLNRRKPGQSAIVTQRKEPDEVEFYSGIFEGKTTGTPIGFAIHNTNQKSKDYGHIKDSYRPSHADYVYDKKYGFRDYRGGGRSSARETASRVVAGAIAKQFLKGIEIQAFVSQVGDMSLGKHYTELDLSLTETNDVRCPDPEMAVKMEEYIKAIKKDGDTIGGIITCVAKNVPIGLGEPVFDKLHAELGKAMLSINAVKGFEYGSGFEGVKMKGSEHNDQFNNDGSTKTNYSGGIQGGISNGMDIYFNVAFKPVATVIQAYETIDKEGNTIKTQGKGRHDPCVVPRAVPIVEAMTALVLADYTLLNRTIKL
- a CDS encoding dicarboxylate/amino acid:cation symporter, with protein sequence MRKLELHWQILIGMLAGVLFALAMVQLEWGPKFISDWIKPFGNIFINSLKLIAVPLILGSLIKGVSDLKDISKLSQMGGRTIGIYIATTVVAVTIGLGVVNIIKPGASISEATRIELVENYKGDADAIKSKADKQKEAGPLQALEDLVPSNIFAAASDNGNMLQVIFFAIFFGIGLILIPEEQSIPVKKFFDGFNEVILKMIDLIMLAAPFGVFALLAALVVESPSLDLFKALAWYAFCVVLGLSLMLGVYLLLVWVFTKTSPNTFMKGMSPAQLLAFSTSSSAATLPVTMERVEEHLGVDEEVTSFVLPIGATINMDGTSLYQAIAAVFIAQAFGMDLSLSAQLGIIVTATLASIGSAAVPGAGMVMLVIVLAQAGIPEAGLALIFAVDRPLDMCRTVINVSGDATVSMMVAKSVGKLHEPKVKNWDDNYKK